One Actinospica robiniae DSM 44927 genomic region harbors:
- a CDS encoding TIGR03936 family radical SAM-associated protein, producing the protein MSSLVAKTPDGPAPPPVVQRVRVCYAKRGRLRFTSHRDIQRAFERALRRAEVPMAYSAGFSPHPKISWAGAAPTGTASEAEFVELGLAEKVDPERLRRDLDLALPPDLDVLEVVEAAGGALTDQLEASVWRIELPEVADADARAAVDAFTAAERVEVRRLTKNGVRVFDAREAVLDFSTLDGSTSACAILRVVVRHTTPAVRPDDVLTGLGEVAGLVPPVPPRVTRLAQGPLAQLAADVPTAPERGASPESGPTEVAIPGVENSTPGD; encoded by the coding sequence GTGAGTTCGCTGGTCGCCAAGACACCCGACGGTCCCGCGCCCCCGCCGGTCGTGCAGCGCGTACGCGTCTGCTACGCCAAGCGCGGCAGGCTCAGGTTCACCAGCCATCGCGATATCCAGCGGGCCTTCGAGCGGGCGCTGCGGCGCGCCGAGGTCCCGATGGCGTACTCGGCCGGGTTCAGCCCGCATCCGAAGATCTCCTGGGCCGGAGCGGCGCCGACCGGCACCGCGAGCGAGGCCGAGTTCGTCGAGCTGGGGCTGGCCGAGAAGGTCGACCCGGAGCGGCTGCGGCGCGATCTGGACCTGGCGCTGCCGCCCGACCTGGACGTGCTCGAGGTGGTCGAGGCCGCCGGCGGCGCCCTGACGGACCAGCTCGAAGCCTCCGTTTGGCGGATCGAGCTGCCGGAAGTCGCGGACGCCGACGCGCGCGCCGCGGTCGACGCCTTCACCGCGGCCGAGCGGGTGGAGGTACGGCGGCTGACCAAGAACGGCGTACGTGTCTTCGACGCGCGCGAAGCCGTCCTCGACTTCTCGACTCTCGACGGGTCGACGTCCGCGTGTGCGATACTTCGAGTGGTTGTCCGGCATACCACCCCCGCGGTGCGTCCCGACGACGTACTGACCGGCCTCGGCGAGGTCGCGGGCCTGGTGCCTCCGGTTCCCCCCAGGGTGACCCGGCTGGCGCAGGGGCCGCTGGCCCAGCTGGCGGCGGACGTGCCGACAGCCCCGGAACGCGGCGCTTCGCCGGAGTCCGGGCCGACGGAGGTCGCGATCCCAGGTGTGGAGAACTCGACGCCCGGGGATTGA
- a CDS encoding SDR family NAD(P)-dependent oxidoreductase: MVDNLSGRTVLVTGASSGIGLAVARQLAASGARTLLACRSDERARAAVAAIRAAVPAARVEYVRVDLASLESVEEAAAEIADRAGELDVLVNNAGVMTPTPGHTTDGFELQIGTNHLGHFALTGHLLPLLLTAEQPRVVTVSSLAHRAAMRAELTDFKILPKGSSWLGYARSKLANLLFAFELDRRGGGRLFSLAAHPGVTRSQLATRAHGGNRRLVGPVFRRGAWLISQPTEHGAGPIVFAATARAALAADPARRGPERDMVGRRYFGPRGLGGVRGAPAEAEPSGSALSRELALRLWEASVAATGVQFAELG, translated from the coding sequence GTGGTGGACAACCTGTCCGGGCGCACGGTGCTGGTCACCGGCGCTTCGAGCGGGATAGGGCTGGCGGTGGCGCGGCAGCTGGCGGCGTCCGGCGCGCGGACCCTGTTGGCCTGCCGCAGCGACGAGCGGGCGCGGGCCGCGGTGGCGGCGATCCGGGCGGCGGTCCCGGCGGCGCGGGTCGAGTACGTCCGGGTGGACCTGGCGAGCCTGGAGTCGGTCGAGGAGGCCGCGGCCGAGATAGCGGACCGGGCCGGCGAGCTCGACGTCCTGGTCAACAACGCGGGCGTGATGACGCCGACGCCCGGGCACACGACGGACGGCTTCGAGCTGCAGATCGGCACGAACCATCTGGGGCACTTCGCCCTGACCGGCCATCTGCTGCCGTTGCTGCTCACCGCGGAGCAGCCGCGGGTGGTGACGGTCTCCTCGCTGGCGCATCGGGCCGCGATGCGCGCGGAGCTGACGGACTTCAAGATTCTCCCGAAGGGCTCGAGCTGGCTGGGCTACGCCCGGTCCAAGCTGGCCAATCTCCTGTTCGCCTTCGAGCTCGACCGTCGCGGGGGCGGGCGGCTCTTCTCGCTGGCGGCCCATCCCGGGGTCACCCGTTCGCAGCTGGCCACCCGCGCGCACGGCGGAAACCGGCGGCTGGTCGGGCCGGTGTTCCGGCGCGGAGCGTGGCTGATCTCACAGCCGACGGAGCACGGAGCCGGGCCGATCGTGTTCGCCGCGACGGCGCGGGCCGCGCTGGCCGCGGACCCGGCGCGACGCGGGCCGGAGCGCGACATGGTCGGGCGGCGGTATTTCGGGCCGCGTGGTCTCGGCGGGGTGCGCGGGGCTCCGGCGGAGGCCGAGCCGAGCGGATCGGCGTTGAGCCGCGAGCTGGCGCTTCGCCTGTGGGAGGCGTCCGTCGCGGCCACCGGCGTGCAGTTCGCGGAGCTCGGATAG
- a CDS encoding glutathione peroxidase has protein sequence MSVSGIPIKSLQGEDTTIGAHLGKGALVVNVASKCGLTPQYTALEQLQKTYGERGFTVLGFPCNQFGGQEPGSAEEIETFCSTTFGVTFPMFEKVEVNGPGRHAVFTELTGVQEQESGEAGDVAWNFAKWLIDADGKPVARFSPRTTPDSPEVVEAIERLLG, from the coding sequence ATGAGCGTGAGCGGGATTCCGATCAAGTCGCTGCAGGGCGAGGACACCACGATCGGCGCGCATCTGGGCAAGGGCGCGCTAGTGGTGAACGTGGCGTCGAAGTGCGGGCTGACCCCGCAGTACACGGCGCTGGAGCAGCTGCAGAAGACCTACGGCGAGCGCGGGTTCACCGTGCTCGGCTTCCCGTGCAACCAGTTCGGCGGCCAGGAGCCGGGCTCGGCCGAGGAGATCGAGACCTTCTGCTCGACCACCTTCGGCGTGACCTTCCCGATGTTCGAGAAGGTCGAGGTCAACGGCCCGGGCCGGCACGCGGTGTTCACCGAGCTGACCGGGGTGCAGGAGCAGGAGAGCGGCGAGGCCGGCGACGTGGCGTGGAACTTCGCCAAGTGGCTGATCGACGCCGACGGCAAGCCGGTGGCGCGGTTCAGCCCGCGCACCACGCCGGATTCGCCGGAGGTCGTCGAGGCGATCGAGCGCCTGCTGGGTTAG
- a CDS encoding M48 family metallopeptidase — translation MPVDTQDAAPARVRKTFPGISSRAYEHPADRAALVALRKLAGFDALLKLFNSIMNEREVRLMLLGNAVQVSRQQFPRLDILLDDACRVLDVPEKPEMFVSQTPTVNAMTIGMNKPVIVLNTGLVELLDEEELRFVIAHELGHAFSGHAVYRTMLQWLLDLSQIASVLPGGLLGVMALIRALKEWYRKAEISCDRAGLLVSQDIEAGIRTQMKLAGGAHLHEMNPMVFIDQGREYESTGDLRDSLLRLSLGSRGTHPFPAVRALDLTRWVDSGAYARILTGDYPRREDDNSASARQAFKEAVDSYSEGIKNSTDPLMSKVRDFMREAGAVGDRLGEKMYRKWGPQSDQESEQAEPEDSED, via the coding sequence ATGCCCGTCGATACGCAAGACGCCGCGCCGGCTCGTGTACGCAAGACTTTTCCCGGCATCAGCTCACGTGCCTACGAGCACCCGGCGGACCGTGCGGCGCTGGTGGCGCTGCGCAAGCTGGCAGGCTTCGACGCGCTGCTCAAGCTGTTCAACTCGATCATGAACGAGCGCGAAGTGCGGCTGATGCTGCTGGGCAACGCGGTGCAGGTCTCGCGCCAGCAGTTCCCGCGGCTCGACATCCTGCTCGACGACGCCTGCCGGGTGCTCGACGTGCCGGAGAAGCCTGAGATGTTCGTCTCGCAGACCCCGACGGTGAACGCGATGACGATCGGCATGAACAAGCCGGTCATCGTCCTGAACACCGGACTGGTGGAGCTGCTGGACGAGGAGGAGCTGCGCTTCGTCATCGCGCACGAGCTCGGGCACGCCTTCTCCGGGCACGCGGTCTACCGCACGATGCTGCAGTGGCTGCTGGACCTGAGCCAGATCGCCTCGGTCCTGCCCGGCGGCCTGCTCGGCGTCATGGCCCTGATCAGGGCTCTGAAGGAGTGGTACCGGAAGGCGGAGATATCCTGCGACCGGGCCGGGCTGCTGGTCAGCCAGGACATCGAGGCCGGGATACGCACGCAGATGAAGCTCGCCGGCGGCGCGCACCTGCACGAGATGAACCCGATGGTCTTCATCGACCAGGGCCGCGAGTACGAGAGCACCGGGGACCTGCGCGACTCGCTGCTGCGCCTCTCGCTCGGGTCGAGGGGCACCCACCCGTTCCCCGCGGTGCGCGCCCTGGACCTCACCCGCTGGGTCGACTCCGGCGCCTACGCCCGGATCCTGACCGGCGACTACCCGCGCCGCGAGGACGACAACAGCGCCTCGGCGCGGCAGGCTTTCAAGGAAGCGGTGGATTCCTACTCCGAGGGAATCAAGAACAGCACCGATCCGCTCATGTCTAAAGTCCGGGACTTCATGCGTGAGGCGGGCGCGGTCGGCGACCGGCTCGGCGAGAAGATGTACCGGAAGTGGGGCCCGCAGTCCGACCAGGAGTCGGAGCAGGCCGAGCCGGAAGATTCGGAGGATTGA
- the nadD gene encoding nicotinate-nucleotide adenylyltransferase, with amino-acid sequence MDGPNVAPSTERRHTVGAPDPAGTPRGDRRRVRLGVMGGTFDPIHHGHLVAASEVGSLFSLDEVVFVPTNEPWQKSDRSVSSPEDRYLMTVIATASNPRFSVSRVDIDRGGPTYTVDTLRDLRSERGPDVDFFFITGADALGQIFSWRDADELVEMAHFVGCTRPGHTLTDPGLPLGKASLVEIPALAISSTACRERVRRGEPVWYLVPDGIVQYINKRSLYQPAEEAR; translated from the coding sequence ATGGACGGCCCCAACGTTGCCCCGAGCACCGAGAGGCGCCACACCGTCGGCGCCCCCGATCCCGCGGGCACGCCGCGAGGTGATCGGCGCCGCGTCCGCCTCGGCGTGATGGGCGGCACCTTCGACCCGATCCACCACGGCCACCTCGTGGCCGCCAGCGAGGTCGGCTCGCTCTTCTCGCTCGACGAGGTGGTGTTCGTCCCCACCAACGAGCCCTGGCAGAAGTCCGACCGCTCGGTCAGCTCGCCCGAGGACCGCTATCTGATGACGGTCATCGCCACGGCCTCCAACCCCCGCTTCTCGGTCAGCCGCGTGGACATCGACCGCGGCGGACCCACGTACACCGTGGACACCCTGCGCGATCTGCGCAGCGAACGCGGCCCCGACGTCGACTTCTTCTTCATCACCGGCGCCGACGCGCTAGGCCAGATCTTCTCCTGGCGCGACGCCGATGAACTGGTGGAGATGGCCCACTTCGTCGGCTGTACGCGGCCGGGCCACACGCTCACCGACCCCGGGCTGCCCCTCGGCAAGGCCTCGCTGGTGGAGATCCCGGCGCTGGCCATCTCCTCGACCGCGTGCCGGGAGCGGGTGCGCCGAGGCGAACCGGTGTGGTATCTGGTTCCAGACGGCATCGTCCAGTACATCAACAAGCGCTCGCTGTACCAGCCGGCCGAGGAGGCGAGATGA
- a CDS encoding LCP family protein, with protein sequence MSGTGRRRKPPVEGEGGGEPQYERGAFEAQEPQGGQQWQTYAPAPEPQYDYDWRGAESAAQPPAAPAAPAAPPPAAAEQWPPQYQQPYQEYQIPQPRWEQPAPAAYVEPDPIPAPPPAAQPEPAPAASAAPAPRTRPQPRPEPAGDAFNFDFDLDEDDASAASATGPRPAAGRPADKDGYRPGDFAFVDEGNDPEVKGWLEFSESRADSRAERTRRLRTRLTALAAVLVLAGAGFGAYSVFGGSSSTPAAAAATKSLLLFQLDDADGNSIGDALMVTKRGGAQDGSAVGGTGAIVVIPAKMQIQSDFGTQPFGGDMTGSPLQPPADDTEVAATLGVTPDGDMTMNETTFGIFVDELGGLTVTTNTDIPATTADPSGVKQGTVTLSGAQAVAYATYQAKGESDSAQSVRFGQVVSALMTKMPSFGNAVSAQLNQLGLITKPSMPLTKLSPILAALAAQQAAGKVTEVVLPLSQDGNDTLNYTAAAPIVSKLLGGTMKAGASAGQAARVLVEDATGATGPKAQQLISAAEADLQNGGYTFNGGDAVPEQAKTVVEVASSSQQGLAQQVASGLGLSGSTVKVVPGLAQVDDVTVVLGADWASVATAGS encoded by the coding sequence ATGAGCGGAACGGGACGACGCCGCAAGCCGCCGGTCGAAGGCGAAGGCGGAGGCGAGCCGCAGTACGAGCGCGGCGCCTTCGAGGCTCAGGAGCCGCAGGGCGGCCAGCAGTGGCAGACGTACGCCCCCGCGCCCGAGCCGCAGTACGACTACGACTGGCGCGGCGCCGAATCGGCCGCCCAGCCGCCGGCCGCGCCCGCAGCCCCCGCTGCCCCGCCGCCCGCGGCCGCCGAGCAGTGGCCGCCGCAGTATCAGCAGCCTTACCAGGAGTACCAGATCCCTCAGCCGCGCTGGGAGCAGCCCGCCCCCGCCGCGTACGTCGAGCCGGACCCGATACCCGCACCGCCGCCCGCCGCTCAGCCCGAGCCGGCCCCCGCCGCGTCCGCCGCCCCGGCCCCGCGCACCCGGCCGCAGCCGCGCCCCGAGCCCGCCGGCGACGCCTTCAATTTCGACTTCGACCTCGACGAGGACGACGCCTCCGCCGCGTCCGCCACCGGCCCCCGCCCCGCCGCCGGCCGTCCCGCCGACAAGGACGGCTACCGTCCCGGCGACTTCGCGTTCGTGGACGAGGGCAACGACCCCGAGGTCAAGGGCTGGCTGGAGTTCAGCGAGAGCCGCGCCGACTCCAGGGCCGAACGCACCCGCCGCCTGCGCACCCGGCTGACCGCGCTCGCGGCCGTGCTCGTGCTGGCCGGTGCCGGCTTCGGCGCGTACAGCGTCTTCGGCGGCTCGAGCAGCACTCCCGCAGCCGCGGCCGCCACCAAGTCCCTGCTGCTGTTCCAGCTCGACGACGCCGACGGCAACTCGATCGGCGACGCGCTCATGGTGACCAAGCGCGGCGGAGCCCAGGACGGCTCGGCCGTGGGCGGCACCGGCGCCATCGTGGTCATCCCGGCCAAGATGCAGATCCAGTCCGACTTCGGCACCCAGCCGTTCGGCGGCGACATGACCGGCAGCCCGCTCCAGCCGCCCGCCGACGACACCGAGGTCGCCGCCACCCTGGGGGTCACCCCCGACGGCGACATGACCATGAACGAGACCACGTTCGGCATCTTCGTGGACGAACTCGGCGGCCTGACCGTGACGACCAACACCGACATCCCCGCCACCACCGCCGACCCGTCGGGCGTGAAGCAGGGCACGGTCACCCTCAGCGGCGCCCAAGCCGTCGCCTACGCCACGTACCAGGCCAAGGGAGAATCCGACAGCGCCCAGTCGGTCCGCTTCGGCCAGGTCGTCAGCGCGCTGATGACGAAGATGCCGTCCTTCGGCAACGCCGTCAGCGCCCAGCTCAACCAGCTCGGCCTGATCACCAAGCCGTCGATGCCGCTGACCAAGCTCAGCCCGATTCTCGCGGCGCTCGCCGCGCAGCAGGCCGCCGGCAAGGTCACCGAGGTCGTGCTGCCGCTGAGCCAGGACGGCAACGACACGCTCAACTACACGGCCGCAGCCCCGATCGTCTCCAAGCTCCTCGGCGGCACCATGAAGGCCGGTGCGTCAGCCGGCCAGGCCGCGCGCGTGCTGGTCGAGGACGCCACCGGCGCCACCGGCCCGAAGGCGCAGCAGCTGATCTCCGCCGCCGAAGCCGACCTGCAGAACGGCGGCTACACGTTCAACGGCGGCGACGCCGTCCCCGAACAGGCGAAGACGGTGGTGGAAGTGGCCTCCTCGTCCCAGCAGGGCCTCGCCCAGCAGGTCGCGAGCGGTCTGGGCCTGAGCGGGAGCACGGTGAAGGTCGTGCCCGGTCTCGCCCAGGTAGACGATGTGACCGTCGTACTCGGCGCCGACTGGGCGAGCGTGGCCACCGCAGGCTCGTAG
- the rsfS gene encoding ribosome silencing factor has protein sequence MTATDRAKDLAIAAAEAASDKLAHDIVAYDVSEVFVITDAFVLASAPTDRQVRAIVDGIEERLIELGAKPARREGQQEGRWVLLDYLDIVVHVQHSEEREYYLLEKLWKDCPRIELPETVTGSRP, from the coding sequence GTGACAGCGACCGACCGCGCCAAAGACCTGGCGATCGCCGCCGCCGAGGCGGCATCCGACAAGCTCGCGCACGACATCGTGGCGTACGACGTGAGCGAGGTCTTCGTGATCACCGACGCGTTCGTGCTGGCCTCGGCCCCCACGGACCGCCAGGTGCGCGCGATCGTGGACGGGATCGAGGAGCGGCTGATCGAGCTCGGCGCGAAGCCCGCCAGGCGCGAAGGCCAGCAGGAGGGCAGGTGGGTGCTGCTCGACTACCTCGACATCGTGGTGCACGTGCAGCACAGCGAGGAGCGCGAGTACTACCTGCTCGAGAAGCTGTGGAAGGACTGCCCGCGGATCGAGCTGCCGGAAACGGTGACCGGGAGCAGGCCGTGA
- a CDS encoding histidine phosphatase family protein: MVLWRHGQTEWNLEGRLQGQTDVPLDEIGRAQAQAAARLLAALEPDVVISSDLSRAEDTASALARLVKLEVELDEGLRETYVGTWQGLTDEEIKAKFPEEYAAWRKDHYHQRRGGGELEAEVAERAVAAIERALARVPARGTIVVVTHGGTARVAIARLLGLPEQAAGVLGGLSNCCWSVLGEGHRGWRLLEHNAGSLPEPVIGDDHLDQSDTEP, encoded by the coding sequence ATCGTGCTGTGGCGGCACGGCCAGACGGAGTGGAACCTCGAGGGCAGGCTCCAGGGCCAGACGGACGTCCCCCTGGACGAGATAGGCCGCGCCCAGGCCCAGGCCGCCGCGCGCCTCCTCGCCGCCCTCGAGCCCGACGTCGTCATCTCCTCGGACCTCTCCCGGGCCGAGGACACCGCGAGCGCCCTCGCCCGCCTCGTGAAGCTCGAGGTGGAGCTGGACGAGGGCCTGCGGGAGACGTACGTCGGCACCTGGCAGGGCCTGACGGACGAGGAGATCAAGGCCAAGTTCCCGGAGGAGTACGCGGCCTGGCGCAAGGACCACTACCACCAGCGCCGCGGCGGCGGCGAGCTGGAGGCGGAAGTCGCCGAGCGCGCCGTCGCCGCGATCGAGCGCGCCCTGGCCCGCGTCCCCGCCCGCGGCACCATCGTCGTGGTCACCCACGGCGGCACCGCCCGCGTCGCCATCGCCCGCCTCCTCGGCCTCCCCGAGCAAGCCGCCGGCGTCCTCGGCGGCCTCTCCAACTGCTGCTGGTCCGTCCTCGGCGAAGGCCACCGCGGCTGGCGCCTGCTCGAGCACAACGCCGGCTCCCTCCCCGAGCCCGTCATCGGCGACGACCACCTCGACCAGTCCGACACCGAGCCCTGA
- a CDS encoding caspase family protein — translation MDRDLSRSRAILIGNALYSGHSRIPDLPAAHGSVTAMADLLTSELCGWPADRVTTLVDVAAPHELARRVLAEVREAQDVLLVYYVGHGMRTPDGQLALALGDTDPHPEALAHTAMLYDNLTKIMRGCRAATKLVILDCCHAELGNKANYAFQSADIAEVYPVDGLYYIGASARDKKAKAPLTGEPTYFTQALLDVVHAGIPHLPATLRLDQIFLEMRARLLRANLPEPVEAGTRGARQYPFARNTASPDEQPSPGPNPRETAGGLLSTLTRAKIAVPSLVALLALAAVLATHPWTGGSTHLSTPPTTPTTARITSGAPFSATAAPPELAYDQTVGPGCPSTNHAQFNPQLAKTAHPWTTVPATGTVPTTTCPNSLMYTEPTTNAAADNWMNYAQWIFNNVPTHAACTFHIYVARSSYSQYNAHYFWTTKKNDFTDDPHPNFDLSQVRLQGTWQTHPAGPFPTGQAVLDFTDSRTSGVPGPMTVSAVTLTCP, via the coding sequence ATGGATCGTGACCTCTCACGATCCCGCGCGATCCTGATCGGCAACGCCCTCTACAGCGGGCATTCCCGGATCCCGGACCTGCCCGCAGCCCACGGCAGCGTCACGGCGATGGCCGACCTGCTCACAAGCGAGCTGTGCGGCTGGCCCGCCGACCGGGTCACCACCCTGGTAGACGTGGCCGCGCCGCACGAGCTGGCCCGCCGGGTCCTCGCGGAGGTGCGCGAGGCGCAGGATGTCCTGTTGGTCTACTACGTCGGACACGGGATGCGCACCCCGGACGGGCAGCTCGCACTGGCCTTGGGCGATACCGACCCACATCCCGAGGCCCTGGCGCACACCGCCATGCTCTACGACAACCTCACGAAAATCATGCGGGGCTGCCGGGCGGCCACCAAACTGGTCATCCTCGACTGCTGCCACGCGGAACTGGGCAACAAGGCCAACTACGCGTTCCAGTCCGCCGACATCGCCGAGGTCTACCCGGTCGACGGCCTCTACTACATCGGCGCCAGCGCCCGGGACAAGAAGGCCAAAGCCCCGCTGACCGGAGAACCGACCTACTTCACCCAGGCCCTGCTCGACGTCGTGCACGCCGGTATCCCCCACCTGCCCGCGACCCTACGCCTGGACCAGATCTTCCTGGAGATGCGCGCCCGCCTGCTGCGCGCCAACCTGCCCGAACCCGTCGAAGCCGGCACCCGCGGCGCCCGCCAATATCCCTTCGCACGCAACACGGCCAGTCCGGACGAACAGCCATCCCCCGGGCCGAACCCTAGGGAAACCGCCGGAGGGCTGCTTTCGACCCTCACGCGGGCCAAAATCGCCGTACCGTCGCTGGTCGCGCTCCTCGCCCTCGCCGCCGTGCTCGCGACCCACCCGTGGACCGGCGGCTCGACGCACCTATCCACGCCGCCCACCACTCCCACCACCGCCCGCATCACCTCCGGCGCTCCGTTCTCGGCCACGGCCGCGCCCCCCGAACTCGCCTACGACCAGACCGTGGGCCCCGGCTGCCCCTCTACGAACCACGCCCAGTTCAACCCGCAGCTGGCTAAGACGGCGCACCCGTGGACCACCGTGCCCGCGACCGGGACCGTGCCAACGACCACCTGCCCGAACAGCCTGATGTACACCGAGCCCACCACAAATGCCGCCGCCGACAACTGGATGAACTACGCCCAGTGGATCTTCAACAACGTCCCGACTCACGCCGCGTGCACCTTCCACATCTACGTCGCTCGCTCCAGCTACTCGCAGTACAACGCCCATTACTTCTGGACCACCAAAAAGAACGACTTTACCGACGACCCGCACCCCAACTTCGACCTGTCACAGGTCAGGCTTCAAGGCACCTGGCAGACCCACCCTGCCGGCCCCTTCCCCACCGGTCAGGCGGTACTCGACTTCACCGACTCACGCACCAGCGGCGTCCCGGGACCCATGACCGTCTCCGCCGTCACCCTCACCTGCCCCTGA
- a CDS encoding effector-associated constant component EACC1: MAERPGSGEVELSAGDLDDFDALYAELRGIPGIALEAVPAPVEPGEQGSVLDLLTVACSGGAITVFLEIIKTLVESRGPSFTLKLRRGRNRLEISADNLDEVLPLVKELLDGS; encoded by the coding sequence GTGGCAGAGCGACCCGGCAGCGGCGAGGTCGAGCTTTCCGCGGGGGACCTCGACGACTTCGACGCACTCTACGCCGAGCTGCGCGGGATCCCGGGAATCGCGCTCGAGGCGGTCCCGGCGCCAGTGGAGCCGGGCGAGCAGGGCTCGGTGCTCGACCTGCTGACCGTGGCCTGCTCCGGCGGCGCAATCACCGTGTTCCTGGAGATCATCAAGACGCTGGTCGAGTCGCGCGGACCGAGCTTCACCCTGAAGCTCCGCCGCGGCCGGAACCGGCTGGAGATCAGCGCGGACAATCTCGACGAGGTGCTACCCCTGGTCAAGGAGCTGCTCGATGGATCGTGA
- a CDS encoding integrase core domain-containing protein → MDLCSKGLIGYALAPHMRVNLVVEAIGVAHSTGLVAGNAIMHTDRGSQYHAKLYRNVLQRLDIRQSTGRTGSCLDGAAAESFFATLKAEIATDSWPDRATARRDIKNWIELYNGRRLHSSLGYTTPVESRTAWQRRIAIAA, encoded by the coding sequence CTGGATCTGTGCAGCAAGGGGTTGATCGGGTATGCGCTCGCGCCGCATATGCGAGTGAATCTCGTGGTCGAGGCGATCGGTGTGGCCCACTCCACCGGGCTGGTCGCCGGCAACGCGATCATGCATACCGATCGCGGCAGTCAGTATCATGCGAAGCTCTACCGCAACGTGCTGCAGCGTCTCGACATTCGCCAGAGCACCGGCCGGACCGGATCGTGTCTCGACGGCGCGGCCGCCGAATCCTTCTTCGCCACGCTCAAGGCCGAGATCGCTACCGACTCCTGGCCCGACCGTGCCACCGCACGCCGAGACATCAAGAACTGGATCGAGCTGTACAACGGTCGCCGCCTGCACTCCTCGCTCGGCTACACCACTCCGGTCGAGTCGCGTACCGCCTGGCAGCGGCGCATAGCAATAGCGGCATAA